CACACCATCGAAGGTCAGCTCGGCATAGTCCTGCACGCTGGCCCAGCCCGGATGGTTGCGCGTCGCCGCATCGTCGTTGTTGCCCGTGACGAGGTGCTTGCGGCCGGGGAGCTTTTCCAGAAGCGCGTCGAGCGCCTCCGCCGTGTAGCCCGGTGCGACGTCGCCGAGATGCCAGATCTCGTCGTCCTCGCTCACCGTGGCCTGCCAGCGCGCGATGATCTCGGCGTCATGCGCGGCGATCGTCGCGAAGGGACGCCGTGCCGATTTCAAAATGCGGGTGTCGCCGAAATGCGTGTCGCTCGTGAAGTAGATCGCCATGGCGCAGGATAGCGCCGCCCGCGGCCGGCGTCATTCGGCGCGGCGTCGCGCCCCTAGACGAACAGCCCCGCCACCGCCCCGCTCATCAGCGACGCCAGCGTGCCCGAGACGAGCGAGCGCCAGCCGAGCGCGACGATGTCGGCGCGACGCTCCGGCGCCATCGCGGTCATGCCGCCGAGCATGATGCCGAGGCTGCCGAAGTTGGCAAAGCCGCAGAGCGCGAAGGTCATCACGAGCTTGGCATGCGCATCCAGCGCCGCGGCCGGCAGGTGCGCGAGATCGAGGTAGGCGACGAACTCGTTGAGCACGGTCTTGGTGCCCATCAGGAGCGCCGCCGCGCCGCTCTGCTCCCATGGGATGCCGATCAGCCAGGTGAGCGGGCGGAAGCCGAACGCGAAGAGCCGCTGCAGCGACAGCGGCTTGCCGCCGAGCGGGATGAGCCCCACCACGTCGTTGACGAGCGTCACGATCGCAACGAGCACGATCAGCATGGCGATGATCGCGGCGACGAGCGAGATGCCCTCCAGCGCGCCGCGCACGATCGCCTCCATCGCGCTGCCGTCGGCACTTGGCTCGATCGCCGCCTCGGCGTCGGCATCGATGGGATAGGGGATCATCAGGGCGGAGATCGCGAGCGCGCCCGGCGTCGACAGCACGGCGGCGATCAGGATGTAGGAAAACGAATCGGGGATGGCGTGGCCGAGGATCGCGCCGTAGATCACCATCATCGTGCCGGCGATGCCGGCCATGCCGCAGCTCATCACGGCGAACAGCTCGCCCCGGCTCATGCCTTTGAGGTAAGGCTTGATGAGCAGCGGCGCCTCGATCATGCCGACGAAGATGTGCGCCGCCGCCGCGAGGCCGACTGCGCCGCCGATGCCGAGCGTTCGCCGCAGCACCCAGGCGAGCGCGCCGACGATCCGCTGCAGCAGGCCCCAGTGCGAGAGCAGCGCGGCGAGCGCGCTGATGACGAGCACGAGCGGCAGCGCCCGGAAGGCCAGGATGAAGCTGCCGCCCGGCACCGTCTCGGCGAACGGCAGCGGGCCGCCGCCGAGATAGCCGAAGACGAGGCCGGTGCCGGCCTCGGTCGCCGTCTGCAGCGTGCCGACCGCGCGATCGAGCACGACGAGCAGCGCCACCGCCGGCGGGACCTTGAGGAACAGGGCGGCGATCGCCGCCTGTAGCAGCACGCCGCCAAGAACGACGCGCCATCTGATGGCGCCGCGTGCCTCGCTCAGCGCCAACGCGATGGCGAGCACCACGACGATCCCGAGCAGCCCCCGCATGATCCCCCGACGATGTCCCGAGGCGAAACCTCGAGCCCCGACGGAGGATCGCCGATGGCGGGCGGGAGCACAATCGGTGCCAGCATCAGCCGCGCCGCACCGCGGCTACGGCTGACGCGTCATCGCTAGCCCGGG
This Beijerinckiaceae bacterium RH AL1 DNA region includes the following protein-coding sequences:
- a CDS encoding Metallophosphoesterase (ID:RHAL1_02477;~source:Prodigal:2.6); protein product: MAIYFTSDTHFGDTRILKSARRPFATIAAHDAEIIARWQATVSEDDEIWHLGDVAPGYTAEALDALLEKLPGRKHLVTGNNDDAATRNHPGWASVQDYAELTFDGVLCILFHYPLRTWNKIGKGAIDLHGHSHAMLKPLTRQYDVGVDAFDFTPVTLETIRARRRRPLNRPGSRAARSPLP
- a CDS encoding Nucleoside:proton symporter (ID:RHAL1_02478;~source:Prodigal:2.6), yielding MRGLLGIVVVLAIALALSEARGAIRWRVVLGGVLLQAAIAALFLKVPPAVALLVVLDRAVGTLQTATEAGTGLVFGYLGGGPLPFAETVPGGSFILAFRALPLVLVISALAALLSHWGLLQRIVGALAWVLRRTLGIGGAVGLAAAAHIFVGMIEAPLLIKPYLKGMSRGELFAVMSCGMAGIAGTMMVIYGAILGHAIPDSFSYILIAAVLSTPGALAISALMIPYPIDADAEAAIEPSADGSAMEAIVRGALEGISLVAAIIAMLIVLVAIVTLVNDVVGLIPLGGKPLSLQRLFAFGFRPLTWLIGIPWEQSGAAALLMGTKTVLNEFVAYLDLAHLPAAALDAHAKLVMTFALCGFANFGSLGIMLGGMTAMAPERRADIVALGWRSLVSGTLASLMSGAVAGLFV